One region of Fusobacterium perfoetens genomic DNA includes:
- a CDS encoding DUF2441 domain-containing protein produces MIKIKILNQDEEMQSFYYIHIHDEMKNIRNIDTSLNKEIRINSCLELSRLQNDLYNNKILPKFIHNNLLAIEANIEFIRQAYYKDYPSRFSCIFAVADLETLNLIKIKYNWNSPIKKIIPSPEAKIIKCDMNWIDFLRTAPPYNQDHYIYYLAGIDFKEAFPKLNIIPIYEYLIEGYCEIVDV; encoded by the coding sequence GTGATTAAAATAAAAATATTAAATCAAGACGAAGAAATGCAATCTTTTTACTATATACACATTCATGATGAAATGAAAAATATAAGAAACATAGATACTTCTTTAAATAAAGAAATTAGAATAAACTCGTGCCTTGAACTTTCACGATTACAAAATGACCTTTATAACAATAAAATTTTACCTAAATTTATACATAATAATCTTTTAGCAATAGAAGCAAATATAGAGTTTATTCGTCAAGCATATTATAAAGATTATCCTTCAAGATTTTCTTGTATTTTTGCTGTTGCTGATTTAGAAACCTTAAATTTAATAAAAATTAAATACAACTGGAATTCTCCTATTAAGAAAATAATTCCTTCTCCAGAAGCTAAAATAATAAAATGCGACATGAATTGGATAGATTTTTTAAGAACAGCTCCACCATATAATCAAGACCATTATATTTATTACCTTGCAGGTATTGACTTTAAGGAAGCCTTTCCAAAACTTAATATTATTCCTATTTATGAATATTTAATTGAAGGATACTGTGAAATCGTTGATGTCTGA